The following coding sequences lie in one Sorex araneus isolate mSorAra2 chromosome 4, mSorAra2.pri, whole genome shotgun sequence genomic window:
- the SPINK8 gene encoding serine protease inhibitor Kazal-type 8, translated as MKGTFSKAILVLAISAWPTFAYDFLDPVISNVSHEDTKAKCTQNINSCWFTSFIKPSELICGSDQVTYNSACHLCSKVLFEGLNISKLHDGPCKLA; from the exons ATGAAGGGGACCTTTTCCAAAGCCATCCTTGTTCTGGCCATCTCTGCCTGGCCTACCTTTGCCTATG ATTTCCTTGATCCTGTGATCTCCAATGTGTCTCATGAAGACACAAAG GCCAAGTGCACCCAGAATATTAATAGCTGCTGGTTTACCTCCTTCATCAAGCCAAGTGAACTTATATGTGGCAGTGACCAGGTTACCTACAATAGTGCCTGCCACCTGTGCTCCAAAGTTCT ATTTGAAGGGCTTAACATATCTAAGTTGCATGATGGACCATGT AAACTTGCCTAA